From one Pseudobdellovibrionaceae bacterium genomic stretch:
- the mraZ gene encoding division/cell wall cluster transcriptional repressor MraZ, whose protein sequence is MTALFRGRFDCKIDPKGRFKLPANYKQSLPKKETSLVITNGQYQGQRCLDVYTLKEWENLEKRISRLSPLKAEVQAYQRFYMAGAQVVNGDAQDRLLIPQGLRKFAALEEEAVLVGMGGKFEIWSAQRWQELYESLAGDFDNILAVVADMDKGDE, encoded by the coding sequence ATGACCGCTTTGTTTCGTGGCCGGTTTGATTGCAAGATCGATCCCAAAGGTCGCTTCAAGCTACCTGCCAACTACAAACAATCCCTTCCCAAGAAAGAGACCTCGCTTGTGATCACCAATGGTCAGTACCAGGGACAGCGCTGTCTGGATGTTTACACTCTCAAAGAGTGGGAAAATTTGGAAAAGCGCATCTCCCGGTTGTCACCCCTAAAAGCTGAAGTGCAAGCCTACCAGCGATTCTATATGGCAGGGGCCCAAGTGGTAAATGGGGATGCGCAGGATCGTTTGCTGATCCCTCAGGGGTTGAGAAAGTTTGCCGCTCTTGAAGAAGAGGCGGTTTTGGTTGGCATGGGAGGGAAGTTCGAGATTTGGTCAGCCCAGCGTTGGCAAGAACTGTATGAAAGTCTAGCTGGTGATTTCGATAACATTCTGGCCGTGGTTGCGGACATGGACAAGGGGGACGAATAG
- a CDS encoding zinc ribbon domain-containing protein produces the protein MMQECPKCGFLQPQDRFCANCGLDIENYRPTPTPWHRKLVFNSTFQITAIVLSVGAMIAYISWQQGQKIETTRPQFIAGDEGDREREDASQPSADGRSDSGQASGSIVSRTAKVNQPATDISQPTNAIGPPSGTSKTATADGGTDPGEKVAQGPKPPSQLVLRFAEIPREVLSQMFAESQILHEGQQVQAGTYKFQEPIEQLIKKSSQARFLPGKTSAALTGGPLRIQYTKPLGDNPEELQGLNFEAAVVSFTPAGLEMETGGGFFLGGKGEFPTVNVPLDGTYSLPYGSLLIIAGIVPHRPLSEKEASAFRGSPIEIMNSPEFLANESEFVLIIKAQ, from the coding sequence ATGATGCAGGAATGCCCAAAATGTGGGTTCTTGCAACCGCAAGATCGGTTTTGCGCCAACTGCGGTCTTGATATCGAGAACTATCGCCCTACCCCGACTCCGTGGCACCGGAAGTTGGTATTCAATTCTACGTTTCAAATCACCGCAATTGTTCTCAGTGTTGGCGCCATGATTGCCTATATTTCTTGGCAGCAGGGACAGAAGATTGAAACCACCCGCCCTCAATTTATTGCGGGTGACGAAGGTGATCGCGAGCGAGAGGATGCCTCACAACCTTCAGCCGATGGACGTTCGGACTCAGGCCAGGCCAGTGGCTCGATAGTTTCCCGAACTGCAAAGGTCAACCAACCCGCAACCGACATCTCCCAACCAACGAATGCCATCGGCCCTCCGAGCGGAACCAGCAAAACGGCAACAGCCGATGGTGGGACAGACCCAGGCGAAAAGGTTGCACAAGGGCCGAAACCGCCTAGTCAGCTTGTTCTGCGATTTGCGGAAATCCCCAGAGAGGTGCTTAGCCAGATGTTTGCCGAATCGCAAATTCTTCACGAGGGGCAACAGGTTCAGGCGGGAACCTACAAATTTCAAGAGCCCATCGAACAACTCATCAAGAAAAGCTCGCAGGCTCGGTTTCTACCCGGCAAAACCAGCGCAGCTCTTACTGGTGGGCCATTGCGCATTCAATACACCAAGCCTCTTGGGGACAACCCAGAAGAACTCCAAGGTCTCAATTTTGAAGCCGCTGTCGTCAGTTTTACCCCGGCCGGATTGGAGATGGAGACTGGGGGTGGTTTTTTTCTCGGCGGCAAAGGGGAGTTTCCGACCGTCAACGTGCCCCTAGACGGCACTTATAGTCTGCCTTATGGGAGCCTTCTGATTATTGCCGGAATTGTCCCCCACCGTCCGCTTTCTGAAAAAGAGGCCTCCGCCTTTCGGGGAAGCCCCATTGAAATCATGAATTCGCCAGAATTCCTCGCCAATGAAAGCGAGTTCGTTCTTATAATTAAAGCCCAGTAA